The Lysobacter capsici genome has a segment encoding these proteins:
- a CDS encoding TonB-dependent receptor domain-containing protein, producing MLPASRRTRRPRANRIPATPLSLALAVALLGHVSLAAAQDGAASTDSKDKTTELSRVEVTGSNIRRTDVETASPVQIVSKQDIENMGARTLLQVLDNLPAARPAQQDSRSLFTGSDGASQANLRGLGAQGTLVLLNGRRLSYYGAPAGFQTQFVNIDAIPAAAIERMEVLTDGASAVYGTDAVAGVINVITKRNYQGAEVNLTTDMSSRIDSYGEHQASITAGFGDLDEDRYNVYASVNLYRRDAIPLSDFYDKRPKQYYVNNPNYLNNLRLGTGSKPGVFNPGSYFAFDPVTGRRVQEAAPGCNNVLTTEAAGPRCIWQTWMNNEIDAGAKSERNTAYVNAHFLIGDSTEAFAEATYTDIDLRANGGTPRAYNTTTGNPTSWFSRNTGTSVNQFLYPFLGPNNEYNHASPQLRAMMGGVVGLQYLLQDAGANYFGQRNTDKSYRALGGLRGAIGDWNWETAFATAGTHSTTYQTINVNLEGFEKAFGPYTTDPGTGRVIISDHPAYKFGQISDANAALIRAAFPTFDIQSWTRLHTLDGKIEGPLFKLPAGEVRAAFGFNVSRETFYTPGNEDAANGLITQQGGSWFDGKRNTYAVFAEAVAPLTDKLELDAALRVDKYPNFSANVAPKIGLKYQVLPQLLLRGTYSEGFRAPSLAESGTGGVFAQLGGYRDEVRCDETNAIANLLRQSRRSGDVDLGNSLLNADCSRTVARMTQPNQDLKPEKAKIGTLGFVFEPLDWLSVSADYWFIYRRNEIAAPDYSKDEDILSSTRSPITESDRAAVAALAAMCADPASGVSCPGALPGYSVGNVASVVGQYKNKGRTLIDGFDIDARSRFSLGEWGSLNIGLAATIARRNQAYLDDENGWYYGNTVGYYGNPRLRATINADWNYRQVTTSFFVNYVGTTKWAWERIDAEDNNPQTCTAGYLPVAKAQCDGVPSWWTANLSLTWRPTEKLNVGVTVKNLFDRLPFYDPNSFLGDSSDYASIFGRSYSFTVGYKF from the coding sequence ATGTTGCCCGCAAGCCGCCGTACGCGCCGTCCACGCGCCAACCGCATCCCCGCCACCCCGTTGTCGCTGGCCCTGGCCGTCGCGCTGCTGGGTCATGTATCCCTCGCAGCCGCACAGGATGGCGCGGCCAGCACGGACAGCAAGGACAAGACCACCGAACTGTCGCGGGTGGAAGTCACCGGTTCCAACATCCGCCGCACCGATGTGGAAACCGCATCGCCGGTGCAGATCGTCAGCAAGCAGGACATCGAGAACATGGGCGCGCGCACCTTGTTGCAGGTGCTCGACAACCTGCCGGCCGCGCGCCCGGCGCAGCAGGATTCGCGCTCGCTGTTCACCGGGTCCGACGGCGCCTCGCAGGCCAATCTGCGCGGCCTCGGCGCGCAGGGCACGCTGGTGCTGTTGAACGGCCGGCGCCTGTCGTACTACGGCGCGCCGGCCGGGTTCCAGACCCAGTTCGTCAACATCGACGCGATTCCCGCCGCGGCGATCGAACGCATGGAAGTGCTGACCGACGGCGCCTCGGCGGTGTACGGCACCGACGCGGTGGCCGGCGTGATCAACGTGATCACCAAGCGCAATTACCAGGGCGCGGAGGTCAACCTGACCACCGACATGTCCTCGCGCATCGATTCCTACGGCGAGCATCAGGCCAGCATCACCGCCGGCTTCGGCGACCTCGACGAAGACCGCTACAACGTCTACGCCTCGGTCAACCTGTACCGCCGCGACGCGATTCCGCTGAGCGATTTCTACGACAAGCGGCCCAAGCAGTACTACGTCAACAACCCGAACTACCTCAACAACCTGCGCCTGGGCACCGGCAGCAAGCCGGGCGTGTTCAACCCAGGCAGCTACTTCGCCTTCGACCCGGTCACAGGCCGGCGCGTGCAGGAAGCCGCGCCGGGCTGCAACAACGTGCTCACCACCGAAGCCGCGGGCCCGCGTTGCATCTGGCAGACCTGGATGAACAACGAGATCGACGCCGGCGCCAAGTCCGAACGCAACACCGCCTACGTCAACGCGCATTTCCTGATCGGCGACAGCACCGAGGCCTTCGCCGAGGCGACCTATACCGACATCGACCTGCGCGCCAACGGCGGCACGCCGCGCGCCTACAACACCACCACCGGCAATCCGACCAGCTGGTTCTCGCGCAACACCGGCACCTCGGTCAATCAGTTCCTGTATCCCTTCCTCGGCCCGAACAACGAGTACAACCACGCCAGCCCGCAGCTCAGGGCGATGATGGGCGGCGTGGTGGGCCTGCAGTATCTGTTGCAGGACGCGGGCGCGAACTACTTCGGCCAGCGCAACACCGACAAGAGCTATCGCGCGCTCGGCGGCCTGCGCGGCGCCATCGGCGACTGGAACTGGGAAACCGCGTTCGCCACCGCCGGCACCCACTCGACCACCTACCAGACCATCAACGTCAACCTGGAAGGCTTCGAGAAAGCGTTCGGCCCGTACACCACCGACCCGGGCACCGGCCGGGTGATCATCTCCGACCATCCGGCGTACAAGTTCGGTCAGATCAGCGACGCCAACGCGGCGCTGATCCGCGCGGCGTTCCCGACCTTCGACATCCAGTCCTGGACCCGCCTGCACACCCTCGACGGCAAGATCGAAGGCCCGCTGTTCAAGCTGCCGGCCGGCGAAGTGCGCGCGGCGTTCGGCTTCAACGTCAGCCGCGAGACCTTCTACACCCCGGGTAACGAAGACGCGGCCAACGGCCTGATCACCCAGCAGGGCGGTTCATGGTTCGACGGCAAGCGCAACACCTATGCGGTGTTCGCCGAGGCCGTCGCGCCGCTGACCGACAAGCTCGAACTCGACGCCGCGCTGCGCGTGGACAAGTACCCGAACTTCAGCGCCAACGTCGCGCCGAAGATCGGCCTGAAATATCAGGTGTTGCCGCAACTGCTGTTGCGCGGCACCTATTCGGAAGGCTTCCGCGCGCCGAGCCTGGCCGAGTCCGGCACCGGCGGCGTGTTCGCCCAGCTCGGCGGTTACCGCGACGAGGTCCGCTGCGACGAGACCAACGCCATCGCCAACCTGCTGCGTCAATCGCGCCGCAGCGGCGATGTGGACCTGGGCAATTCGCTGCTCAACGCCGACTGCAGCCGCACCGTGGCGCGCATGACCCAGCCCAATCAGGACCTCAAGCCGGAGAAGGCCAAGATCGGCACCCTGGGCTTCGTGTTCGAGCCGCTGGACTGGCTGTCGGTGTCGGCCGACTACTGGTTCATCTATCGCCGCAACGAGATCGCCGCGCCGGACTACAGCAAGGACGAAGACATCCTGTCGTCGACGCGTTCGCCGATCACCGAGTCCGACCGCGCCGCGGTGGCCGCGCTGGCGGCGATGTGCGCCGATCCGGCCAGCGGCGTGAGCTGTCCGGGCGCGCTGCCGGGCTACAGCGTCGGCAACGTCGCCAGCGTCGTCGGCCAGTACAAGAACAAGGGCCGCACCCTGATCGACGGCTTCGACATCGATGCGCGCAGCCGCTTCTCGCTGGGCGAGTGGGGCAGCCTCAACATCGGCCTGGCCGCGACCATCGCGCGCCGCAATCAGGCCTATCTGGACGACGAGAACGGCTGGTACTACGGCAACACCGTGGGCTATTACGGCAATCCGCGTCTGCGCGCGACGATCAACGCCGACTGGAACTACCGCCAGGTGACCACCAGCTTCTTCGTGAACTACGTCGGCACCACCAAGTGGGCCTGGGAACGCATCGACGCGGAGGACAACAATCCGCAGACCTGCACCGCCGGTTACCTGCCGGTGGCCAAGGCCCAGTGCGACGGCGTGCCGTCGTGGTGGACGGCGAATCTGAGCCTGACCTGGCGTCCGACCGAAAAGCTCAACGTCGGCGTCACCGTCAAGAACCTGTTCGATCGTCTGCCGTTCTACGATCCCAACAGCTTCCTCGGCGATTCCAGCGACTACGCCAGCATCTTCGGCCGCAGCTACAGCTTCACGGTCGGCTACAAGTTCTGA
- a CDS encoding carbohydrate-binding protein → MKLLMKGVVFLVVSLFAGSAWAQNWQLVWSDEFNGSIGPDWVFETGNGSSGWGNNELEYYRRENAGIENNALVINARREDFGGFRYTSARMKTQGIRNFKYGKIEARMKLPSFMGAWPAFWALGANLPQVGWPDSGEIDIMEHVNNEDRTYGTIHWRDHNGNYAQYGGNTLLSVTDWHVYSVEWDANAIRWYVDGNKFHEASIQNSVNGTEEFHRDFFLLLNFAIGGNWPGFNVDESKLPAKMLVDYVRVYNDGGSSPWSRTLEAESFAAQSGVQVEACSEGGSNVGWIDTGDWLSYSNVNFPSGGSYRVEYRVASPSGGALSLDLNAGGTVLGQVQVPATGGWQNWQTVAHTVNVNAGTYNLGVYAQQGGWNINWIRVTRL, encoded by the coding sequence ATGAAACTGTTGATGAAGGGCGTGGTTTTTCTCGTCGTTTCCCTGTTCGCCGGCAGCGCCTGGGCGCAGAACTGGCAACTGGTATGGAGCGACGAGTTCAACGGATCGATCGGCCCGGACTGGGTGTTCGAAACCGGCAACGGCAGCAGCGGCTGGGGCAATAACGAGCTGGAGTACTACCGGCGCGAGAACGCCGGCATCGAGAACAACGCCCTGGTCATCAACGCCCGGCGCGAGGATTTCGGCGGCTTCCGCTACACCTCGGCGCGGATGAAGACCCAGGGCATCCGCAACTTCAAATACGGCAAGATCGAAGCGCGGATGAAGCTGCCCTCGTTCATGGGCGCATGGCCGGCGTTCTGGGCGCTCGGCGCGAATCTGCCGCAGGTCGGCTGGCCCGACTCGGGCGAGATCGACATCATGGAACACGTCAACAACGAAGACCGCACCTACGGCACCATCCACTGGCGCGACCACAACGGCAACTACGCGCAGTACGGCGGCAACACCCTGCTCAGCGTCACCGACTGGCATGTGTATTCGGTCGAGTGGGACGCGAACGCGATCCGCTGGTACGTCGACGGCAACAAGTTCCATGAAGCCAGCATCCAGAACAGCGTCAACGGCACCGAGGAGTTCCATCGCGACTTCTTCTTGCTGCTGAACTTCGCCATCGGCGGCAACTGGCCGGGCTTCAACGTCGACGAAAGCAAGTTGCCGGCGAAGATGCTCGTGGACTACGTGCGCGTTTACAACGACGGCGGCAGCAGCCCGTGGTCGCGGACGCTGGAAGCCGAAAGTTTCGCCGCGCAAAGCGGCGTGCAGGTGGAGGCCTGCTCGGAAGGCGGCTCCAACGTCGGCTGGATCGACACCGGCGACTGGCTGTCGTACAGCAACGTCAACTTCCCCAGCGGCGGCAGTTATCGGGTCGAATATCGCGTGGCGAGCCCCAGCGGCGGCGCGCTGTCGCTCGACCTCAACGCCGGCGGCACGGTGCTGGGCCAGGTGCAGGTGCCGGCCACCGGCGGCTGGCAGAACTGGCAGACCGTCGCGCACACGGTCAACGTCAACGCGGGCACGTACAACCTCGGCGTCTACGCGCAACAGGGCGGCTGGAACATCAACTGGATTCGCGTCACTCGCTTGTGA
- a CDS encoding thioesterase II family protein — MKPSPWLVRSGNSEHARLRLFAFPFSGGSASSYASWRKWLSPQVELLCVQPPGRGMRMAEPLIRDIDALLTQLLPELLPLLDRPYLLYGHSNGALMAFSAANRLLQLGAPAPRAIALSAKCSPTVDRPRERVSELPDDRFLAKLRSLDGTPRELLNDPEVMQLFFPALRADFALGENFRLPPLHPDLTRIPALILAGEQDETRVEDVFAWGDLFADAQRAAMTGGHFFINTNPGFARKLDAFVRAHCAPQTEPVPG; from the coding sequence ATGAAACCTTCGCCCTGGCTGGTCCGATCCGGCAATTCCGAACACGCGCGCCTGCGCCTGTTCGCGTTTCCTTTCTCCGGAGGCAGCGCGAGTTCGTACGCGTCCTGGCGCAAATGGCTAAGCCCGCAGGTCGAGCTGTTGTGCGTGCAACCGCCCGGACGCGGCATGCGCATGGCCGAGCCGCTGATCCGCGACATCGACGCTCTGCTGACGCAGCTGCTGCCCGAGCTGCTGCCGCTGCTCGACCGGCCTTACCTGCTGTACGGCCACAGCAACGGCGCGCTGATGGCTTTTTCCGCGGCCAACCGCCTGCTGCAACTGGGCGCGCCGGCGCCGCGCGCGATCGCGCTGTCGGCCAAGTGCTCGCCCACCGTGGACCGTCCGCGCGAGCGGGTCAGCGAGCTGCCCGACGACCGCTTTCTGGCCAAGCTGCGCAGCCTCGACGGCACGCCGCGCGAACTGCTCAACGACCCGGAGGTCATGCAACTGTTCTTCCCCGCGCTGCGCGCCGATTTCGCCCTCGGCGAGAACTTCCGCCTGCCGCCGCTGCATCCGGATCTGACGCGGATCCCGGCGCTGATCCTGGCCGGAGAACAGGACGAAACCCGGGTCGAGGACGTGTTCGCCTGGGGCGATCTGTTCGCGGATGCGCAACGCGCGGCGATGACCGGCGGCCATTTTTTCATCAACACCAATCCCGGCTTCGCCCGCAAGCTGGACGCCTTCGTGCGCGCGCACTGCGCGCCGCAGACCGAGCCCGTTCCGGGCTGA
- a CDS encoding DUF2867 domain-containing protein: MSIALHRVTDVAPPPHSRVAGAYPSTDLYDAYSIELPDEASGDPETLARFVFARSPAWIGGLMRVRDALVAGLGLKTARRLHRLGANGGERVGMFRIYERQPSEIVLGEDDKHLDFKLSLLCQPPGEAVARRRLIVSTAVHCHNRLGRAYIAVIAPFHRLIVRSCLRHAARIGWPPRQPAG; this comes from the coding sequence ATGTCGATTGCGCTGCATCGAGTGACCGACGTCGCGCCGCCGCCGCATTCGCGGGTGGCCGGCGCGTACCCGTCGACGGATTTGTACGACGCCTATTCGATCGAGCTGCCGGACGAGGCGTCCGGCGATCCGGAAACCCTGGCGCGATTCGTGTTCGCGCGCAGCCCGGCCTGGATCGGCGGACTGATGCGCGTACGCGATGCGCTGGTGGCGGGGCTCGGCCTGAAGACCGCGCGGCGATTGCACCGGCTCGGCGCGAACGGCGGCGAGCGCGTCGGCATGTTCCGCATCTACGAACGGCAGCCCTCGGAGATCGTGCTGGGCGAAGACGACAAGCATCTGGATTTCAAGCTGTCGCTGCTGTGCCAGCCGCCCGGGGAGGCCGTCGCGCGGCGGCGATTGATCGTCTCGACCGCGGTGCATTGCCACAATCGCCTGGGCCGCGCGTATATCGCGGTGATCGCGCCGTTTCACCGGCTGATCGTGCGTTCCTGCCTGCGCCACGCCGCGCGCATCGGATGGCCGCCCCGACAGCCCGCGGGTTGA